The Nitrospirota bacterium genome window below encodes:
- a CDS encoding helicase-related protein, producing MKIPLIFRKALERMGLSRQVTKSHVHSYVKKDGTFVREHEDSRSAHQTQTFRQWFGNSKAKNADGTPTVFYHGTNAEFTRFKKGKRRGGFYFHPEEQWARQYGQRVMAVHLKAEHTFDYENKEHLKLAMDALKSTKGFHSWMIKDMKDGDWEMVELPEVQAAIKGAGFDSYYVNDHPGKAIAVYHPTQIKSATDNNGDYSPRSPHFNKGIHGGGHPLDYKTTFQGLDISIENQVGSIRRWTNRKGESGQIKMKHAYGYIRQTQGVDGDHVDCFIGPNPDATHAYVVHAMAVPDFTQYDEDKCMLGFDSAEEAKRAFLDNYSDARFFGSMHSFPMATFIRKVLATKDHPTMIKALSPARQAEYEQETEDIRERSKTAEARKPHAFDAAEWTHKNGHPRCLVCGDEEPVGGRCAGKTITKSSAPSRLTLTFGTSSLFGKSSCGPGENCRWITIHPHGSGEGQPIRIRESKTAPGTYHVIGGAGGKLNYLKLTDVKSKEEYAQQSKVKAKDKRAKAKEQTKADKEAGTYTPKKQALDALRSDKEKTERQLVDHVAGIMGWEDYSLKPEQLEGLSDGAKNIAILRHHRQLVKDAMEVVTRTRDRLLLDHEARAEANLGELSIYRNEPDVLGLHDLEPDRIESGLGFTPQYGTRAAAAGLTEKELAEEAEEIDAQHKQELSPEKVKAGTHLKEAVARMQVEVQARAESGQLSTGERPIKNAAPSEAIKLLAMAKHVKDALAQAKDKSAAIQAGKVEPMGKALVIESEPVTSAEILAQLETDAKERDRQELSRSFLHMVEQPDEGRTVAQQGQALQRHIALGASTALTKSSQVLTGQDVLPREVIDVLGTAGAAQALAHAIHTNFVPDDVKKFSDSVTQYHSQHHEEAAQEAMAQAHELLTQAKEIQLGSVENPTELSIAHEMNERRIEKLREARSVLGNTLGELEAIAALEFALKAAPVQSIQVSLGPISTVAAIQQMRALGLDKGDYAITSDGTNQFVTIAKSGLPKLTKKPDPELARRVKETHSIMSGEQDQENWLPKGFARRPMSTYTDPNIQAVSFAQQFSTQPGGVLEDDLKSYIGSRMADGEPVHSIYQSLLSQEVLQSVSDEKRQGYFEAMDRIAPLRDETGKAQRAEVHTETFKRLAESYVKDKYGANAAPLHQQNIDMQSPKTIESLHRVLAEDPRRMMAFKPVGELTGHDQYALRDFFESRFAKGENEQKEKDSLAEMGPEPEKESEGLFGTQENPLWHEWSSKRHEIMSQAREQGLTWDKYIAMHGSRQRAYQAMQDLLKSDTSRAFADAYGKVNKTALKVGRTVIAGNLAHLDAVDPQARESRLATQKAFVDRLRNRVEGKYAAGSVKDKMDRARELAEIADQNQVNMFLAQPEDLMKPTLASDERWTLGEQAETQLQSILPQVSRNFDPLRPVTLIPDVRMDGKYVRQQRAVKLIESNKRMVMALGTGSGKTAIGLGAFTHLHDQGKVTRGIFAVPSIVQEQFGGEANNLLEPGKYHWWAEGGQTRDQRIAAYKNPEHQFVVTTHQSLRDDLVHLMAKERGIPDESMGEQFNEMNERERQATLRQTMEKEGIAWQYLNIDEGHDMLNRKGKTNSLLANVMDALSAQTPYYVSASADPIKNDVSELFDQLHKVDPVRYKDREGFLAKYGLNTNAAADALKREVMPYIFAGRVDPGVKANRQDIPVALTPYQRTQYDAVMGQYRKAKIAMSEGKTDLASLKSLSPSSFEGKDASEHDAIAKHLSASMGMIRDMALDRVIHQAPLEHNASMQEVVKRANAYREQGKPGVIFAHNLSSVASLSKVLRDAGHRVVTITGGDSSKEKGKKIKQFRPGGNKQAEADIMVVSDAGATGMNAQRGKWVIQYDLPKTAKTFWQRIGRIHRLGQTDDVDALTLNTDTILDQKNHSRLERKSGLREMLTSPYESMDETGLGAILAAQTDSPEHEAA from the coding sequence ATGAAAATTCCTCTCATCTTCCGCAAGGCACTCGAACGGATGGGGCTTTCAAGGCAAGTCACGAAGTCGCATGTGCATTCCTACGTGAAGAAGGACGGAACGTTCGTTAGGGAGCACGAGGATAGCAGGTCTGCTCATCAGACACAGACATTTAGGCAGTGGTTTGGGAACTCGAAGGCCAAGAATGCGGATGGGACGCCGACCGTGTTCTATCACGGCACGAATGCCGAGTTTACGAGGTTCAAGAAGGGGAAACGGCGCGGAGGGTTTTACTTTCACCCAGAAGAGCAGTGGGCGAGGCAGTATGGTCAGCGCGTCATGGCCGTACACTTAAAAGCCGAACACACCTTCGATTATGAAAATAAAGAGCACCTGAAGCTCGCCATGGACGCCCTGAAATCAACGAAGGGGTTTCATTCGTGGATGATCAAAGACATGAAAGACGGAGACTGGGAAATGGTCGAGCTCCCAGAAGTGCAGGCCGCGATCAAGGGGGCTGGGTTTGACTCCTATTATGTCAACGACCATCCAGGGAAGGCGATTGCCGTCTATCATCCCACGCAGATTAAGTCGGCCACGGACAATAATGGAGACTATAGCCCTCGCAGTCCACACTTCAACAAAGGCATTCATGGGGGCGGGCATCCACTCGACTATAAGACCACATTCCAAGGGCTGGATATCAGCATCGAGAACCAGGTTGGGAGTATCAGGCGCTGGACAAACCGCAAGGGTGAGAGTGGCCAGATCAAGATGAAGCATGCCTACGGATATATTCGCCAGACACAGGGTGTGGACGGCGATCATGTGGACTGTTTCATTGGTCCGAATCCTGATGCCACACACGCCTACGTGGTACATGCGATGGCCGTTCCAGACTTCACACAATACGATGAAGACAAATGCATGCTGGGGTTCGACTCGGCAGAGGAAGCAAAGCGCGCCTTCCTCGACAACTATAGTGATGCTCGCTTCTTCGGCTCGATGCATAGCTTTCCCATGGCGACGTTCATCCGCAAGGTGCTGGCGACGAAAGACCATCCGACCATGATCAAGGCTCTCTCTCCGGCTCGACAAGCCGAGTATGAGCAGGAAACGGAGGACATACGTGAGCGGTCAAAGACGGCTGAAGCGAGGAAACCACATGCTTTCGACGCGGCGGAGTGGACCCATAAGAACGGGCATCCTCGCTGCCTCGTGTGCGGTGACGAGGAGCCGGTCGGCGGGCGCTGTGCCGGCAAGACGATAACCAAGTCCTCTGCGCCATCTAGGCTCACGCTCACGTTCGGCACGTCCTCGTTATTCGGCAAGTCCTCGTGTGGACCAGGAGAAAACTGTCGCTGGATCACGATCCATCCGCACGGATCCGGAGAGGGACAGCCCATTCGTATCCGCGAGTCGAAAACGGCTCCAGGTACCTACCATGTCATTGGTGGGGCTGGCGGAAAGCTCAATTACCTCAAGCTCACCGATGTGAAGTCGAAAGAGGAATATGCTCAGCAGTCCAAGGTGAAGGCGAAGGACAAGCGAGCCAAGGCCAAAGAGCAAACGAAAGCGGACAAGGAAGCCGGCACCTATACACCGAAGAAACAGGCACTGGATGCCCTCAGGTCTGATAAGGAGAAGACCGAACGACAATTGGTTGACCATGTCGCCGGCATCATGGGTTGGGAGGATTACAGCCTCAAACCTGAACAGCTCGAAGGCCTGAGCGACGGCGCGAAAAACATCGCCATTCTGAGGCACCATCGACAATTGGTGAAGGATGCCATGGAGGTCGTGACTCGCACGAGAGACCGCCTCCTCCTTGACCATGAAGCACGAGCTGAGGCCAATCTCGGAGAGCTCTCGATCTATCGCAATGAACCCGATGTCTTGGGTCTACATGACCTTGAACCGGACAGGATTGAAAGCGGTCTTGGATTTACGCCTCAATATGGGACGCGCGCTGCAGCGGCTGGATTGACAGAGAAGGAGCTTGCTGAAGAAGCCGAAGAGATCGACGCGCAACATAAGCAGGAGCTCTCTCCTGAGAAGGTCAAGGCTGGGACTCACCTGAAAGAAGCCGTGGCCCGCATGCAGGTGGAAGTCCAGGCACGGGCGGAGTCTGGTCAGTTATCGACAGGGGAGCGACCAATCAAGAACGCCGCGCCTTCAGAGGCCATCAAATTATTGGCCATGGCGAAGCACGTCAAGGACGCGCTGGCACAGGCGAAAGACAAGTCTGCCGCCATTCAGGCCGGCAAGGTCGAACCGATGGGGAAGGCCCTGGTGATTGAATCGGAGCCCGTCACCTCCGCCGAGATCCTGGCCCAGCTCGAAACAGACGCGAAAGAACGGGATCGGCAGGAACTGTCCAGGTCATTCCTTCACATGGTCGAACAGCCTGACGAAGGCCGCACGGTCGCACAACAGGGCCAGGCACTTCAGCGTCATATCGCGCTCGGGGCCAGCACGGCGCTGACGAAATCCTCGCAGGTCCTGACCGGGCAAGATGTGCTCCCGCGAGAAGTGATCGATGTGCTGGGGACCGCTGGGGCCGCTCAGGCGCTGGCCCATGCCATCCATACGAACTTTGTCCCTGATGATGTCAAGAAATTCTCCGATTCCGTGACGCAGTACCACTCACAACACCATGAAGAAGCCGCGCAAGAGGCCATGGCTCAAGCCCATGAACTCCTCACGCAAGCCAAAGAAATTCAACTGGGTTCAGTCGAGAATCCCACCGAGCTATCCATCGCGCACGAAATGAACGAGCGACGAATCGAAAAGTTACGCGAGGCACGATCCGTTCTGGGGAACACACTCGGAGAACTGGAAGCGATCGCCGCCTTAGAGTTTGCGTTGAAAGCTGCTCCGGTCCAATCGATTCAAGTCTCGCTCGGTCCGATCTCGACCGTCGCGGCCATCCAGCAAATGAGGGCGCTGGGTCTCGACAAAGGTGACTATGCGATTACCTCTGACGGAACCAACCAGTTTGTCACGATTGCGAAAAGTGGACTACCCAAACTCACGAAAAAGCCAGATCCTGAGCTTGCGCGCCGCGTGAAAGAGACGCATTCCATCATGAGCGGGGAACAGGATCAGGAGAACTGGTTGCCCAAGGGCTTCGCCAGACGGCCCATGTCCACCTATACAGACCCCAACATCCAAGCCGTGAGCTTTGCACAGCAGTTCTCAACGCAGCCAGGCGGAGTCTTGGAAGATGATCTGAAATCCTATATCGGAAGTCGCATGGCCGATGGTGAGCCGGTCCATTCGATCTATCAATCGCTCCTCTCGCAAGAGGTGTTGCAATCCGTCTCCGACGAGAAGCGACAAGGGTATTTTGAGGCGATGGACCGCATTGCTCCATTGCGCGATGAGACAGGCAAGGCACAACGGGCCGAGGTGCATACCGAGACATTCAAGCGGCTGGCCGAATCCTATGTGAAAGACAAGTATGGTGCGAATGCCGCACCACTCCATCAGCAAAACATTGATATGCAATCGCCAAAGACCATTGAATCCCTCCATCGGGTGCTGGCCGAAGACCCACGCAGAATGATGGCGTTTAAGCCTGTCGGGGAGTTGACGGGACACGATCAGTATGCGTTGAGAGACTTCTTTGAATCCCGGTTTGCCAAGGGTGAGAACGAGCAGAAGGAGAAAGACTCACTGGCTGAAATGGGGCCTGAGCCTGAGAAAGAGTCAGAAGGACTATTCGGCACGCAAGAGAATCCTCTCTGGCATGAATGGTCGTCGAAACGACACGAGATTATGTCGCAGGCCAGAGAGCAAGGATTGACCTGGGACAAGTACATTGCCATGCACGGTAGCCGGCAGCGTGCCTATCAGGCCATGCAGGACCTGCTGAAGAGCGATACGAGCCGCGCCTTTGCTGATGCCTACGGCAAGGTGAATAAGACGGCGCTCAAAGTCGGACGGACGGTGATTGCCGGGAACCTGGCGCACTTGGACGCCGTGGACCCTCAGGCACGCGAATCACGACTTGCCACACAGAAGGCGTTTGTGGATAGGCTTAGGAATCGGGTGGAAGGGAAGTATGCGGCCGGCAGCGTCAAAGACAAGATGGACCGCGCGCGCGAGCTCGCGGAGATCGCCGACCAGAACCAGGTGAATATGTTCTTGGCACAGCCAGAAGACCTGATGAAACCCACGCTGGCCTCCGATGAGCGATGGACCTTGGGAGAGCAGGCGGAGACACAGCTACAGTCCATTCTCCCGCAAGTATCGAGAAACTTTGATCCGCTCAGGCCTGTCACACTCATTCCTGATGTGCGGATGGACGGTAAATATGTTCGCCAACAGCGGGCCGTGAAATTGATCGAATCCAACAAGCGGATGGTCATGGCGCTCGGCACAGGATCAGGAAAGACCGCCATCGGATTGGGAGCCTTCACGCATCTCCACGATCAAGGCAAGGTCACGCGCGGCATCTTTGCGGTACCCAGTATCGTACAAGAGCAATTCGGCGGAGAGGCCAACAACCTATTGGAGCCTGGCAAGTATCATTGGTGGGCGGAAGGTGGCCAGACCAGGGACCAGCGCATTGCGGCCTATAAGAATCCTGAGCATCAGTTCGTGGTCACTACCCATCAATCGCTCCGCGATGATCTGGTCCATCTAATGGCCAAAGAACGGGGCATCCCAGACGAGTCGATGGGTGAACAATTTAATGAGATGAATGAACGCGAACGCCAGGCTACGCTCAGACAGACCATGGAGAAGGAAGGCATTGCCTGGCAATACCTCAATATCGACGAAGGCCACGACATGCTCAACCGCAAGGGGAAAACCAACTCGCTTTTGGCGAACGTCATGGATGCGTTGAGCGCCCAGACCCCCTACTACGTATCGGCTAGTGCAGACCCAATCAAGAACGATGTATCTGAACTCTTCGATCAGCTCCATAAGGTGGATCCAGTGCGCTACAAGGATCGTGAGGGGTTTCTGGCAAAATACGGACTCAATACGAATGCGGCCGCAGATGCGCTCAAACGAGAAGTCATGCCCTATATATTTGCGGGCCGTGTCGATCCTGGCGTGAAGGCCAATCGGCAGGACATTCCTGTTGCACTGACCCCCTACCAGCGTACGCAATACGATGCGGTCATGGGACAATATCGGAAGGCGAAGATTGCGATGAGTGAAGGCAAGACGGATCTCGCCTCACTCAAGTCCCTCAGCCCATCTAGCTTCGAAGGTAAGGATGCGTCAGAGCATGACGCGATCGCCAAGCACTTGTCTGCCAGCATGGGCATGATTCGAGACATGGCCTTGGATCGAGTGATTCATCAGGCTCCGTTGGAGCATAACGCCAGCATGCAAGAGGTGGTGAAGCGGGCCAATGCGTATCGCGAGCAGGGCAAGCCCGGAGTGATCTTTGCCCATAATCTGTCCTCTGTGGCTTCGCTGTCAAAAGTACTCCGTGATGCCGGGCATCGTGTCGTGACGATCACCGGAGGAGATAGCTCAAAGGAGAAGGGGAAGAAGATTAAGCAGTTCCGTCCTGGAGGCAACAAGCAGGCCGAGGCGGATATCATGGTGGTCTCCGATGCCGGAGCAACCGGCATGAATGCCCAACGAGGGAAATGGGTTATCCAATATGATTTGCCAAAAACCGCCAAAACTTTTTGGCAACGCATCGGTCGTATTCATCGGTTGGGACAGACAGATGATGTCGACGCACTCACGCTCAATACCGATACGATACTTGATCAGAAGAATCATTCCAGACTTGAACGCAAGTCAGGCTTGCGTGAAATGCTCACCTCTCCCTATGAAAGCATGGACGAAACCGGATTGGGCGCGATCTTAGCGGCACAGACCGACTCGCCAGAGCATGAGGCTGCCTAA